From the genome of Trypanosoma brucei brucei TREU927 chromosome 11 chr11_scaffold01 genomic scaffold, whole genome shotgun sequence:
GAGCTGATGCGACAGTCATTATCGACGCTTGATATGACGGAAGTAGAGCTTGTTGGTACCGTAGAACCGTTTGATGTGGCAGCTGTTGGGATTAAGCCTGAACCACacgaagagcagcagccgcagcagcagccagAACCACGATTGGATTCCACTCGTGGGGATGATGGGGCTGGGCAACGGACCATAGCGCGGCGGAAGGGTAAGAAAGGTGTCTCGGCATCGACTGCCGAGAGAGGTGTTAGCGGTGGAGTCCCTGGCCAAGCCCCTCAGAAGACTGTGATTAGCGCAGACCACTACTATGGAATCGTCAACCGCATTGTGACGAGGATTCAGGCCCTTGGGGAATCCAATCCCCCATCCCGTGCGGAACTGGTAGCGTGGTATATGGAGCAGGTTCACTCACTTAACAAATCGCAGTTGGAAGCAGAGCTTCGTTATGTGAATCTTGTTATCCAGAAGATGCTGAAAGACGGCAATCTTCTTGAGGTTGAGCTGAATGACGGAGAGGGGAGCAAAATCTTTCTTGACCCAAACTATAACCCAGATATTACGAAGCAGTAGGTGCACGGGCGATCTGCGCATGCTGTCCGCTTATTCGTTGTGTGCTTGCACGTGTGCCACGGTCAGCTATTGGTGCTTGACGACCCATAGAAAAGTGAAGCGTCATTGGAGAAAATATAGAACATGTCAACTCATAGTGGTTTAACCTCCTGTATCCCGTCATTCTTCATCCTTGTGCGTCTCTTTGTGGACCGCTTGACTCTCCACACTTCTTTGATACTTGCACCGTGAACCGCGTTTCATCCCTCAaatgtcttctttttttagcgGGGGGGGCAAGCGTAGTTCCACCACGTAGTGCAGAGGGTTAGTAGCATCCCTCTATTCCTTACCGTTTTTGTTACTCGGCTGAGAATGGGGGAGCCAGGGGTTGTCATACCAAAAGTAGGTGAGAGATTTGTTGGTGAAGATGGGTCCGTTTCTGTGGTCCTTGCTGACACTGTAGATGAGGACTATGTGCCAACGCAGGAGGAAATAGAGGGATTTGCTGAGTGGATGGGGATGAACCTGCCGGAAGATAATGAGTTTCTTCACATTGCTGTTGAGGGTCTGAAGGCGCCGCTTCCAAAAAACTGGCGCCCTTGTCGTACCGAGGATGATGAGGTGTACTACTTCAACTTCAAAACTGGCGAAAGCACCTGGTGTCATCCAATGGATGAGGTACATCGAGAGAGATTTCGAAAGGCGaaggagcaaaaacaaaacttaGGTGTGGGGGGTACCACGAGTAGGGACAGAAGTGCCAACATTGTGAGCGGTACGTCAACGACGGCGCAGAGGGGTGCTATGGGGAACGCAGTGGGGAGTGCACTGGCCACCCCTACTAACTTACAGGGAGGAAGGCTGGAAAAGCTATCGCCCGCGTTAGGGACAAAGTACGCACCACTACGTTCTCCACCGCTATCCGGTGGCGCGACTACGTCGTCATTCCTCAGTAGTAATATAACCACTGGAGGCACCGCTGCTGGAGGGCCGTTGGATCGCGGTAGTGAGAGTGGTGGCACCGGCGGTGGTAAGCGGCGGTTTGTTTCGGAGACGGAAGAAGCCCTTGAAAAAAGGATCCGTCAGGAGCGGGAGGAAGCGTTCTTGGAAGAACAGAAGAAGGCCGAAGCGACGATACAAGAGCGTCGGATGAACATGCAGCGTTCCCACGAAGAAGAGGTGAAGAAACTTCGAGCCGAGACGGAGGCAAAACTGGCGGAGCTGCGTGCCAACAGGCCTAATAATGGTGCAGAAgcagtaaagaaaaaggagatggaGGCATTGTGGACGGAGCGTCTTGACGAggtgaaaagagagggagagggtcTTGAGAAGAAGTTGGCCTCACTTCGTGAGGAAAATGAACAACGTATTGCAGCGGAGGTAAAGAAAATTGAGGCAAAAGCTTCCGCAGATTTGGAGGCCAAGGTGAAACGCATCGAGGCAGATGGGGCTGCGGCTCTAGAGAAGGCGAAACGAGAGGCGCAGGCGGCACTCTCCGCGAAGAAGAATGAGCTGCAGAAAAAAGCACGAGAAGAGCTTGAAAAGCTTAAAAAAGAGGTTGAAAAGCAACACAGTGATGACATGGCGGCACTTGAACGGAAATTCTCTTCTGACGGACATCAGTCTCAAGTCAAGTCGGCCGCATCCACGGCAGCGCCTTCTCATGCCACCGATGTGGAGTCACGCATCGCCGCCATTcgtgagaaggagaagcagGAAGTTTCTGCCATTCAGAAGCGctcggaggaggaaaaggctgCCTTGCGCCGTTCTATGGATGAGGCCATTGGTGCTTTACGTCGGGAGATACACGACATTCAACAGGCTGCCGCTTCCGAAGCCGTACCTGCAGCCAGAAATTCCGGTCCAAGCAGTGTGGAGCTTGAAGAGGTACGACGCCGTTGGCGAGCGGAGGAGGCACGACGGATGCAACTTCTTGCTGAGGACCGCCGCGCAAAGGTTTTAGCGCAGGAAAAGTCTTTGGAGACATCCTCTTCGCTTCCAAAATCGTCGGCGGCACAGGAGGTAACGGCAGACCAATCGCTAAAGATGCGTGCGATACTGAcagcaaaagagaaggagcaTCAGGAAACGGAGGCGCTTCTCCGTTCGACTCTGCAAGAAGAACTTACGCGCACTAGTTTGTCTCTGGACGCACAACTTGAAGCGGCCGTCGCCGATGCATTTAAGGTATTTGTTAGGTCTACTGAGGTGTCACGCCGATTCGAGAAGGAGGACTTTGAGCGTCGGAGGGCTAGTAATTCTGTGGCACAAGTtgcgaaggagggaaaaggcaTGGATAGTAAACCGAAGGTGAGTGAGGGTGCGTCCTTTGATGCAGAAGAATTGCTCcaaaagaaggtggaagAAGCAGTTGGTGAGGCTCTGCAAAATATGAGGGCAGACCATGAAAATGCGTTGCGCCGGCTGAGGCAGCGGTACGAGGAGGAGCGTAGGATGCTCATTGCCTCAGTAGATGAAGAAGTGAGCacaatggaagaaaaggaacgtCAACAGATCGACCAGAAGTTGAAGGGTCAAACAAGAGATTATGAGCCAGGAGCAGGAAACGCGACAACAAGGACCGCTGGAGGGACATCCACCTCAATCGGTGTTCCCCTGGGGTTATTGCAGCAGCGTCTTACGTCTATTGAGGCTGCGTACTCCAACCAAATCCAAGACTTAGAGGCTGATCTCATGTCGCTTAATTCAGCGATACGTATGATGGATGAGCTGCCCAACTTCCTGGGTCAGAGAGCATCTAAGAATCAAGAGACAGATTTCACGCGCTGTGGCAGTCATATGGAACCAGGAAACAGTTTCAGGTACGTCCCGTCAACAGGGAAACATGCTCTACCCACTGGAAAGGGAGGAGCTTCACCCTCCACCATGTTTTCTTCTGAGGCTCGTCTCTTTCTTGCTGGTCAGTTCCGAGATTTCTCTGCGCGCCGGGACGCGCTTCAGGCAGCTCGTGAAGAGTGGTACGCCAACGCTATGGAAGCTGCAGCACCTGTTCCCGCCGTTGGTAGCGGCCCGCTAGCTGACACAGCGGGGTTAAGTGACGTGCACACGCATATGATCAGCCTCATTGGCTCCCTGGGTGGTCGCCTGGAGCGCATAATGCGTCGTGTGAATGCACTTCAGGCGTACACAGAAGGAAAGCGCTTATCCCCACCTCGTCAACGGCGGCGGATGCGTCACGGCTCAGCGGCCCGCCATGACAAAAAAACCAAGTCGACCCACAAAAAGCATCGGCACGCTAAGGCGCCCACGGGTCATCCGCACGGTAGTCTTATTCAGAAATGGAGCCGCATTCTCTCCGAACTTTCCTCTCCACCAGTCACTGGCGGGGAGCTTTCAGCATTTCTTCGGCACTTGGGAAGGGACTGAGTGCCAGATGAATAGAAAGGGGGTGCCCAGTTGAGAGGGCTTAGAAAAAATGTGGATTTGCTCTCTGATTATAACTCCTCTCGTTCTATTTTGCGTAATCATCACCCTTGGCACTTTCAATGCATGTGCGTTTGGCGGTGCTCCTTGTTTGGTCGGCTGCGGTTAGTGTCTGACAATTCACGTAGGGTCgtgcaaaaagaaactaacCTCGGCAGCTTTTTGCAGTAACGACTTCTGCAACTGGTCCAAGGAGTTGGTTTCCAATCATTGGCCCATGCACACtttatggaaaaaaaaagagggcagTCGAAgcccttcttcctctcttcttcttcactttcccgTTCTTGTATCACACCAACGGCAAAATATCATTCTTCTTGGCACCCTGTGCCCCCATTTCTTCTTACGATTCTTCTTTGCCACTATACGAAACCAGGCAGCCAACACATGCTAGCACCTAGAGGCTCTGTCGCAAAGGAAGGAGACGTCGTGTTGCTCTTCCGCGGTCACCTTCAATTTACACCATTACTCCTGCAGCGCGGGGCGATGCTGCACTGCAAGGATGGGAAGTTCATGCACGATGACATTATTGGCTGCCCGTTGGGAACACGTGTCATGGGTCGGAGCAACTTGAAGAATGACCCCCGTGGGGCGCCCAGTGTGCTTGTGATGCAGAACTGCGCAGACCTGTGGACAGTTGCGGTGCCTCACCGCACACAAATAATCTACGACACAGATATTGCCGTCATCGTGTTCAACCTGCGGCTGCGACCGGGCCATCGTGTAGCCGAAGCAGGAACTGGAAGTGGTTCGCTCACTCATTCCTTAGCCAGGACTGTTGCTCCGGACGGTATTGTGTATACGTATGATTTTCACAAGAAACGGTGTCTCGAGGCACTGCAGGAGTTCCGCCGTAATGGTTTGCCAGCGTCTCTTGTGCGTTGCAACTGGCGGGACGTATGTGTTACAGCGAGTGGATCGGATGAAAGTGTAATGACCGGTATGCAGCTGCCTGACGCAGCCCAAAGTGAGAACAAAGGAGAGGATAAAGAGGAGCCAGAACCGGGCTACGGTCTTCCGAAGCATCATGTTGACGCTGTCTTTCTCGATGTTCCGTCGCCATGGCTGGCGATTGACAATGTGCTGCACGTACTTCGACCTGGTGGGATGCTTTGCACATTTTCACCATGCATTGAACAGACGCAGCGCACAGCCCAGCGGCTGCGGCAGGCACCACAGGAGTTCATTGACATACGCACGGTCGAGGTTGTACGGAAGTTTATTAATCCCGTTTGCAGGAAGCGCAATCATTCAGAGGGAACTGAGGGGGAAAGTAACAACAAGCCAACATGTCGCTTTAAGTTCCGCCCTGCACTGGTGTCGATGGGTCACACGGCGTACCTCACGTTCGCCCGGCGGCGGCTGGAGCGCATTCCAGTGGTAGACACGGTGGAGGCATCTGCCGCGGCAACCAACACGGCCTCCTCCTCTCAGGACGTTaccgctggtggtggtgtgaaCACTGGTACAATCTAAAAGTAACTGTACCGTTGTTAACGTGATGTGCTTCCTGGTTTCTGGTGCTGAAAGCTAACAGCATTGGGTGGTAAGCCAAAGATCCTCCAGTTACTCTTCAAatgtttcctctctttcatgGGGCACAACAACGCCTGCACGATTACGTTTAGCCTCTAGTTAAAGGAGCTGGGCGAAGGTTAGTAGCAGCAGCTGTACCTTTGGTGTGATGGACTTCAAACGACAGCTGGCCTCTGCGTTGGTGCTGAACGTGGTGCTAAAGGttttcaccttccttctAACTGCTGGCGTCACACGACAACTTGCACCAAATGAAAACGGCGtcaatttctcttttcaatTGTACTTCAATACCGTGCTTTTTCTCGCAAGAGAGTCGGTGCGTAGTGTAAACGCACGACACAATCTGCGTGAAAAGTCAGGAAGTGGTGGGGCAGCTCTAAAAGTAATGAACTGTGCGGCTATTTCGCTTCCTCTCGGCCTCCTAGTGGTCCTCGTGCTGGAGCTCCTACACGGTTTCCGCATTACACTGTTTCCCTCTTTGGCTGCCCTTGCGAACGTTGGGAGTGTGTCTGCTGCATCTGCAGAGGCACAAGGCCCCGGGATGGACGGGGGCACATTGGGGTTACCTGAGGTGGTACAGGTGATAAGTGTCATTGCCGCGCTGTCTATTGAACCTTGCTTAGCCGTTGCTCAGTCACTTGATAATGTTCGGACAGTTGTCACCTCGGAGTTTTGGGCGTTACTGGCGCGACTTACAGCAACAATTTCAATTTTGTGGTGGTATGGTTCCTTAAGTGGGCATCCGTGGATAACGCGAATGTGTTTTTCAGTTGCGAATCTCTCCGATGCTTTGGCCACAGTGGCGTACTTTCTTTGCCTATGGAATGCTCCTAACCAAGAAAGGGGTCGCAAAGCcgccggtggtggtggttgtgAGGGGGACGAAGATGGTGAGGCGGCCACATCCATGTACCAGGTGCGAGTCATTGCGGCGCGTGTCTTATGGGGAGATACGGTCCAGACGAAAACGAGTGCGCGGTCGCACCCATTGCGTGAATGCCTACCTTGGTGTtatctttcccttcattcGATGCATGATGTGTTGCTGCGTGAGTTCCGCCTGtttcttcaattttttcgAGAAAGTTGCCTGCGACTTCTACTGACTGAGGGAGAGCACTTTGCCCTCGCTGCAATGGGCTCGGCCGCAGCTGTAGGCCAATACAGTGTTGTCACAAATTTGGGCTCACTTATCGTCCGCCTTGTTTTCCGGGTGTGGGAGACGGCTTGCTTTGCCAGGTGGAGCCGAGACATTGCTGCTGGTCGCATGGCTGATGCCTCGGTGCTCCTGTTTGTTATGCTTCGTGTGTCGCTGTACTTTGGCGCTGTTGCAATACTTCTGGGGCCACCACTGGCGGAACTGGTTCTTCTTCGACTTTTCACGCGGCGTTGGGCCACGGCAGAAACTGTTCGGGCGTTACAGTTGTACTGCTACCAGCTCCCCCTGATGGGTTGGTACGGCTTGCTCGATGCCTTTGTAAGGGCCACAGCGTCTCCGCGAGTACTACGATTAGCACAACAGGTACTGGTCGTTCAGGCAGCAGTATACGTTGCGTTTTGCTTTGCGGCGTTGCGACTGCATTGGGTCGGCGATCCAGTGGCAGGGCTTATCGTTGCCAACGGTATCAGTACCGGATTGCGCTGCGCCACATCTCTCTGGATGATTATCAAAACCCCCGGGAGACCTCAGCAAGAAAGTCGTCGTTTCGAAGTACAATTGCGGGACTTTTCAGCGGTATTCGACTCGCGAATTGCAACTGtttggtttcttctttttgggtGTACGAGGATGCTCCTGCCGTTCATCTCTTTGACGACCTCGGGTGTGGTTAGTGTTGTATTGTTTTTTCCACTCTTTGCCGCATCCGTCCTTCGATGGGATCCCGAAACCCGCGTCGTGGTGAAGGCGCTGGTTCTCAGCTCAAAAAGAAGCGGCGAGTAGTCTAAGGTGGGAATAATGAAGCAGTACACCAGCTATTCATCTTATACACGCTAACCaccgtgtttgtgtggcAGACGCCAACCAGTAAGTATAACTTGTAGGAAAATATTACTGTGTCTTGcacatgcatatacatatatatgtacatatactttttttcttgtgcttTCTCTCGAAACAACCGGATAGTTTATTTAAGCCTAAATACGCCCACATACGCACGTAGTAATAAATTACAGCTAAGTTGAggtaaaacaagaaaggtACTGAGGGAAATACGGGAAGAGTCAGCTCACGTAAGATCCCATAGCTACTTTTTAAATTGAACGCAAACAACTCGCGCAAAATGCTCCGTCGTTTGGCCACTCATGGACTCCAAGCTACGTGCCTGACTTCGGAGAAGTTGGCGTACCGCTACTGCCTCAGCATTTGTGTCCCCACTATTGCCGAGTCCATCAGCAGTGGGAAGGTTGTGGGATGGACTAAGAAGGTTGGTGACGCTGTTGCCGAAGATGAGATTATTTGTCAAATTGAGTCGGACAAACTCAATGTGGATGTACGCGCCCCTGCCGCGGGTGTGATCACGAAGATAAACTTCGAAGAGGGCACTGTTGTCGATGTTGGCGCCGAGCTTTCAACCATGAAGGAAGGTGAGGCCCCCGCCGCCAAGGCCGAAACAGCCGACAAACCGAAGCAGAATGCACCGGCGGCGGCAGCACCTCCCAAAGCTTCCCCAACTGAAGCCGCGCCAAAGCCAGCGCCCGCGGCTGCTCCCGTCACCTCACGTGGGGCGGACCCGCGCGTACGTAGCGTTCGCATCTCCTCCATGCGGCAGCGCATTGCGGATCGGCTGAAGGCAAGCCAGAACACGTGTGCCATGCTCACGACATTCAACGAGATTGATATGACCCCTCTTATCGAGTTGCGCAATCGTTACAAGGATGATTTCTTCAAGAAGAACGGGGTGAAACTTGGATTCATGTCGCCATTCGTGAAGGCCTGTGCTATTGCACTTCAGGACGTTCCTATTGTCAACGCATCCTTCGGCACTGACTGCATCGAATACCACGACTACGTGGACATCAGTGTTGCCGTATCCACACCGAAAGGTCTTGTTGTGCCGGTCCTTCGTGACGTGCAGAACTCCAACTTTGCCCAAATTGAAAAGCAAATCGCAGACTTTGGTGAGCGCGCCCGCTCGAACAAGCTGACCATGGCGGAGATGACCGGTGGCACATTCACTATTAGCAACGGCGGCGTGTTTGGCTCGTGGATGGGGACACCTATCGTCAACCCACCACAGAGCGCTATTCTTGGTATGCACGCCACGAAGAAGAAGCCGTGGGTTGTGGGCAACTCCGTCGTCCCGCGTGACATAATGGCGGTTGCCCTCACGTACGATCACCGTCTCATCGACGGCAGTGACGCCGTAACATTTCTCGTTAAGGTGAAGAACCTCATTGAGGATCCCGCACGTATTGTGCTCGACCTCGCCTAAATTGACGCACTTTGTTTGGATAAGGTAAATAAGCAAAGgcattttcttctcccccccctattgttgttgttactaaTATGAATggggcggtggcggtggcgggaGGAATTAAGGGGTATAAACTCAAGTGCGTGCACACGCCGGTGTGTCTGCaatggaagaggagagaaaataaataaaatgaaatcaGAAGAATGATCACTGACACTCGTGAAGGTGATGTGTGTTTCAACATCGAGTGACCCAACGaactattttatttgttgttttatttttccccgaTACGATAGCGGTTTCTTATTTTAgttttactttacttcaAATTcttactctctctctctgtgggtgtgtgtgttttttacgAATGAGCGAatagggaggaggaggaggcgggtGAAAGTTAGTGTAAGCAAGCAACAGCAAGAAAGAAATTTGGTTACACGGAGAACAACAGCACCAAAATAAAGACGTAACGatactttaaaaaaaaaagaaagggaagaaattaTTTAATTCCGAtcgggggaaaagagggagggagggaggggagggggtgacAAGGTTAAGTAAGGGTGTAGCAGCACTTTATTTGTTGTGTATGTTTTAATATTCACATGAGCGCAAACGACGGGATATGTAGCAATTTTCTttgaataataaaaaaaaaagagtgaccgccatttcctcctcctcctcctgccgCATCAATGAACGGATACGGGATGGGATATAcggtttttatttatttattttttggagtacctttttttcttttttctttggtttctttttccatcctaaatatatatatatatattttttgtatcgCTGGTGTTTCTTTCATCTGTTATCACTTCCCTCACCCACGAccctctgtttctttttttttggtcctTTCCGTGTCTGCAGCTGGGaacgaaaagtaaaaaaacaaaacaaaaagaaagaaagaaagaggaatggATTGCGATGAACCGAAGGCTGCGGAGGAGTTGGGGCGGGTAGTGGAATGCGATTGGtaaaagaagataataaaataaaaaaaagaaaatatgaaacaaaacgaagaaatggagaaaaatgCGGAATGATGACTGCGGGGGTGGGGGCGCGTGCGTTCGTATGAGTTTCGTAACAGAACGAACTGAAAAACTaagcagaaaaaaggaggagtaaatcaaaatgaggaagaaaaaaaataataacgcaggatggggggggggtgcaatgggaaggggaagagttTGACGCtgtggaagaagaggatctctttttcttattttacgcctttgtttttttttcttttttatctttccgATTTTGTTACCTATCTCTTTTCAGTTTTTATTTCAGTTCACGTTtggttttcccctttgtttatttttttatttttttcgtctCGTGCGTCAAGCTGTGGTGGATTACCCGTCTGCTCGTTTTTAtccattttccttcctcttttgcgTTTTcagtgtttctgtttctgttttttttgttttttttctcttcgtgtTTTCCTCCTATTCCTCAATTACACGTGTTATCACTTCTTTACATGAAattatttcgtttttcttttctcattttttaaaaatcttaTTTCGGTGTGTTATTGTTTCGTTCTCCCTCTGTTATTTTCCTGTACATAACACTTGAAAAGACAAGTCACAGCGTGAAGGGGAGCAAAGAGCGAATTCAAGGGGGAAACtgaaacttaaaaaaaaagacaaagaaaagaaaagggagaggtgGCGAAGGTTGGGTAATATAAGGCGTTCGTTCCCACCTTTGATGAGATAAGttcacttcctcctcaaCATATTCCATTTTTCTGCGGATGCCAGTACATgactcatttcctttcttttttactttaattCCCACTTCTTGTGCCATATGTCATGATGTAACTTTGTTTCACCTGCGTGTCACCCTttaaaatacataaataggTTTACCCACATAAATAAGAGATACGCACCAAATGGGCGGACATAATGAAGAAGTGCGGATGCTCTCTAAGCAGGAGCTTCTCACGGAACACATTAAAGAACTGCAGAAGGACTACTCTATCAAACCACGTCTCGAGTACACAACCATCCGTGCAGTTAATGGACCGCTTGTGATTTTAGGGAACGTGCGGCTGCCGACATTTGCGGAGATTGTAAACATTGAGTTGGCTGACGGCACATTGCGGCGCGGGCAGGTGCTGGAAGTGGACGGTGATAAGGCTGTTGTGCAGGTGTTTGAGGGAACCTCCGGTATTGACGTAATGCGCTCAAAGTGTGAGTTCACAGGGAAGGTGATGGAATTGGGCGTGAGTGAAGATATGCTGGGACGTGTCTTCAATGGCTCCGGCATTCCAATCGACGATGGGCCGCCGGTGTTAGCCGAGCAGTATCGCGATATTCAAGGTATTCCCATTAACCCACGCGCCCGTGTGTACCCGGAGGAAATGATTCAAACCGGTATTTCCTCCATTGATGTTATGACTTCCATTTCGCGTGGGCAGAAAATTCCCCTCTTCTCCGGCGCTGGTCTTCCACACAATGAAATTGCGGCGCAGATCGTCCGCCAGGCCGGTTTGGTTCGCAGGGAAGGGAAACAGGAGGATTTTTGTATTGTGTTCGCGGCCATGGGTGTAAACCAGGAAACCGCTCGCTTCTTCCGCACCGAGTTCGAGGAGAACGGCTCTATGGAAAAAACCGTTCTGTTCATGAACTTGGCGAACGATCCCACCATTGAACGCATCGTCACGCCTCGCCTTGCTCTTACCACAGCGGAATATCTCGCGTATGACTGCGGGAAACACGTGCTAGTGATCCTCACTGACATGAGCTCGTATGCGGATGCCTTACGTGAGGTGTCTGCGGCGCGTGAGGAGGTCCCTGGCCGTCGTGGTTTCCCCGGTTACATGTACACAGATCTAGCATGCATTTATGAACGGGCCGGGCGTGTGCTGGGTCGTGCTGGATCCATTACACAAATACCAATTCTCACCATGCCGAATGATGATATTACACATCCCATTCCTGACCTCACGGGGTACATCACAGAAGGGCAAATATACGTGGACCGCCAGTTGCATAACCGTCAGTTGTATCCTCCCATTAACATTTTGCCATCACTCAGCCGGCTGATGAAGAATGCCATTGGTGAGGGAATGACACGAAAGGATCACAGCGGAGTCAGCAATCAAATGTACGCCGCGTATGCCGTGAGTCGCGACATTTTGGCCATGAAGGCTGTTGTTGGTGAGGAGACGCTCAGCAGCGAAGATCTGCTGCATCTGGAGTTTCTGGAGAAGTTCGAGAAG
Proteins encoded in this window:
- a CDS encoding 2-oxoglutarate dehydrogenase E2 component dihydrolipoamide succinyltransferase; protein product: MLRRLATHGLQATCLTSEKLAYRYCLSICVPTIAESISSGKVVGWTKKVGDAVAEDEIICQIESDKLNVDVRAPAAGVITKINFEEGTVVDVGAELSTMKEGEAPAAKAETADKPKQNAPAAAAPPKASPTEAAPKPAPAAAPVTSRGADPRVRSVRISSMRQRIADRLKASQNTCAMLTTFNEIDMTPLIELRNRYKDDFFKKNGVKLGFMSPFVKACAIALQDVPIVNASFGTDCIEYHDYVDISVAVSTPKGLVVPVLRDVQNSNFAQIEKQIADFGERARSNKLTMAEMTGGTFTISNGGVFGSWMGTPIVNPPQSAILGMHATKKKPWVVGNSVVPRDIMAVALTYDHRLIDGSDAVTFLVKVKNLIEDPARIVLDLA
- a CDS encoding vacuolar ATP synthase subunit B, putative (similar to SP:Q26976: Vacuolar ATP synthase subunit B (EC 3.6.3.14) (V-ATPase B subunit)(Vacuolar proton pump B subunit). {Trypanosoma congolense;}) — translated: MGGHNEEVRMLSKQELLTEHIKELQKDYSIKPRLEYTTIRAVNGPLVILGNVRLPTFAEIVNIELADGTLRRGQVLEVDGDKAVVQVFEGTSGIDVMRSKCEFTGKVMELGVSEDMLGRVFNGSGIPIDDGPPVLAEQYRDIQGIPINPRARVYPEEMIQTGISSIDVMTSISRGQKIPLFSGAGLPHNEIAAQIVRQAGLVRREGKQEDFCIVFAAMGVNQETARFFRTEFEENGSMEKTVLFMNLANDPTIERIVTPRLALTTAEYLAYDCGKHVLVILTDMSSYADALREVSAAREEVPGRRGFPGYMYTDLACIYERAGRVLGRAGSITQIPILTMPNDDITHPIPDLTGYITEGQIYVDRQLHNRQLYPPINILPSLSRLMKNAIGEGMTRKDHSGVSNQMYAAYAVSRDILAMKAVVGEETLSSEDLLHLEFLEKFEKKFICQGFYESRDVFQSLDLCWQLLRIFPKVLLNKIDVKTRNEFYDRQPANR